One part of the Phragmites australis chromosome 3, lpPhrAust1.1, whole genome shotgun sequence genome encodes these proteins:
- the LOC133911782 gene encoding alcohol dehydrogenase-like 7 isoform X2, translating to MNGNEQRRCVEPPASRSPSRRSSWIHPRRTKSASRSPAPHSATLTSPSGVPRVVESVGEHVEGFAKGDAVVPTFLGQCDQCSTCASEQNNLCTAVPFVIGPGMRRDGTTRFRDAQGVPLHDLLAVSSFSEYTVVDMNQVVRLDPAVPPKLACLLSCGAGTGVGAAWRMAKVEPGSSVAIFGLGSVGLAVAQGAKMCGASKIIGVDLNSDKEEVGKSFGVTDFINPSQLDKSSVIEVIGEMTGGGVDYSFECIGVSSVMTDAFRSTKTDAGKWQDDRPGTGEVLRAGLPAVLGAPVRQVRHGVALRGDQAQDRHPNPRREMHEQGAGVGRVDHARSRPAGHKQGIRPAPAGEEPEVSHMDGQVSDEEKETAAYRVCGLSEKLMNK from the exons ATGAATGGCAACGAGCAGCGGCGGTGTGTAGAGCCGCCGGCAAGCCGCTCACCATCGAGGAGATCGTCGTGGATCCACCCAAGGCGTACGAAATCCGCATCAAGATCACCTGCACCTCACTCTGCCACACTGACATCACCTTCTGGCGTGCCAAG GGTGGTAGAGAGCGTGGGGGAGCACGTGGAGGGCTTCGCCAAGGGCGACGCGGTGGTGCCGACGTTCCTGGGCCAGTGCGACCAGTGCTCGACCTGCGCGTCAGAGCAGAACAACTTGTGCACCGCCGTCCCGTTCGTCATCGGCCCCGGGATGCGGCGCGACGGCACCACCCGGTTCAGGGACGCCCAGGGCGTCCCGCTGCACGACCTCCTCGCCGTGTCCAGCTTCAGCGAGTACACCGTCGTGGACATGAACCAGGTCGTCAGGCTCGACCCCGCCGTGCCGCCCAAACTCGCCTGCCTCCTCAGCTGCGGCGCCGGCACCG GGGTAGGAGCTGCATGGAGGATGGCCAAGGTGGAACCTGGTTCGTCGGTGGCTATCTTTGGACTGGGATCGGTCGGATTGGCG GTAGCACAAGGTGCAAAAATGTGCGGAGCATCGAAGATAATTGGTGTTGACTTGAACTCTGACAAAGAGGAAGTTG GGAAATCGTTCGGTGTGACAGATTTCATCAATCCATCGCAACTGGATAAGAGTTCCGTCATCGAG GTGATCGGTGAGATGACGGGCGGCGGCGTCGACTACAGCTTCGAGTGCATCGGCGTGTCGTCGGTGATGACCGATGCATTCAGAAGCACCAAGACG GATGCAGGGAAATGGCAAGACGATCGTCCTGGGACTGGAGAAGTACTGCGAGCCGGTTTGCCTGCCGTCCTTGGAGCTCCTGTTCGGCAGGTGCGTCATGGGGTCGCTCTTCGGGGGGATCAAGCCCAAGACCGACATCCCAATCCTCGCCGAGAAATGCATGAACAAG GAGCTGGAGTTGGACGCGTTGATCACGCACGAAGTAGGCCTGCAGGACATAAACAGGGCATTCGACCTGCTCCTGCAGGGGAAGAGCCTGAGGTGTCTCATATGGATGGACAAGTGAGTGATGAAGAAAAGGAAACGGCGGCGTATCGAGTATGCGGTCTCTCCGAGAAACTGATGAATAAATAA
- the LOC133911782 gene encoding alcohol dehydrogenase-like 2 isoform X1 yields MEDQSPKPIRCKAAVCRAAGKPLTIEEIVVDPPKAYEIRIKITCTSLCHTDITFWRAKIATVFPRILDHEAYGVVESVGEHVEGFAKGDAVVPTFLGQCDQCSTCASEQNNLCTAVPFVIGPGMRRDGTTRFRDAQGVPLHDLLAVSSFSEYTVVDMNQVVRLDPAVPPKLACLLSCGAGTGVGAAWRMAKVEPGSSVAIFGLGSVGLAVAQGAKMCGASKIIGVDLNSDKEEVGKSFGVTDFINPSQLDKSSVIEVIGEMTGGGVDYSFECIGVSSVMTDAFRSTKTDAGKWQDDRPGTGEVLRAGLPAVLGAPVRQVRHGVALRGDQAQDRHPNPRREMHEQGAGVGRVDHARSRPAGHKQGIRPAPAGEEPEVSHMDGQVSDEEKETAAYRVCGLSEKLMNK; encoded by the exons ATGGAGGACCAGAGCCCCAAGCCCATCCGCTGCAAAG CGGCGGTGTGTAGAGCCGCCGGCAAGCCGCTCACCATCGAGGAGATCGTCGTGGATCCACCCAAGGCGTACGAAATCCGCATCAAGATCACCTGCACCTCACTCTGCCACACTGACATCACCTTCTGGCGTGCCAAG ATAGCAACAGTATTTCCAAGGATCTTAGACCACGAGGCCTACGG GGTGGTAGAGAGCGTGGGGGAGCACGTGGAGGGCTTCGCCAAGGGCGACGCGGTGGTGCCGACGTTCCTGGGCCAGTGCGACCAGTGCTCGACCTGCGCGTCAGAGCAGAACAACTTGTGCACCGCCGTCCCGTTCGTCATCGGCCCCGGGATGCGGCGCGACGGCACCACCCGGTTCAGGGACGCCCAGGGCGTCCCGCTGCACGACCTCCTCGCCGTGTCCAGCTTCAGCGAGTACACCGTCGTGGACATGAACCAGGTCGTCAGGCTCGACCCCGCCGTGCCGCCCAAACTCGCCTGCCTCCTCAGCTGCGGCGCCGGCACCG GGGTAGGAGCTGCATGGAGGATGGCCAAGGTGGAACCTGGTTCGTCGGTGGCTATCTTTGGACTGGGATCGGTCGGATTGGCG GTAGCACAAGGTGCAAAAATGTGCGGAGCATCGAAGATAATTGGTGTTGACTTGAACTCTGACAAAGAGGAAGTTG GGAAATCGTTCGGTGTGACAGATTTCATCAATCCATCGCAACTGGATAAGAGTTCCGTCATCGAG GTGATCGGTGAGATGACGGGCGGCGGCGTCGACTACAGCTTCGAGTGCATCGGCGTGTCGTCGGTGATGACCGATGCATTCAGAAGCACCAAGACG GATGCAGGGAAATGGCAAGACGATCGTCCTGGGACTGGAGAAGTACTGCGAGCCGGTTTGCCTGCCGTCCTTGGAGCTCCTGTTCGGCAGGTGCGTCATGGGGTCGCTCTTCGGGGGGATCAAGCCCAAGACCGACATCCCAATCCTCGCCGAGAAATGCATGAACAAG GAGCTGGAGTTGGACGCGTTGATCACGCACGAAGTAGGCCTGCAGGACATAAACAGGGCATTCGACCTGCTCCTGCAGGGGAAGAGCCTGAGGTGTCTCATATGGATGGACAAGTGAGTGATGAAGAAAAGGAAACGGCGGCGTATCGAGTATGCGGTCTCTCCGAGAAACTGATGAATAAATAA
- the LOC133911782 gene encoding alcohol dehydrogenase-like 1 isoform X3 — protein MEDQSPKPIRCKAAVCRAAGKPLTIEEIVVDPPKAYEIRIKITCTSLCHTDITFWRAKIATVFPRILDHEAYGVVESVGEHVEGFAKGDAVVPTFLGQCDQCSTCASEQNNLCTAVPFVIGPGMRRDGTTRFRDAQGVPLHDLLAVSSFSEYTVVDMNQVVRLDPAVPPKLACLLSCGAGTGVGAAWRMAKVEPGSSVAIFGLGSVGLAVAQGAKMCGASKIIGVDLNSDKEEVGKSFGVTDFINPSQLDKSSVIEVIGEMTGGGVDYSFECIGVSSVMTDAFRSTKTGNGKTIVLGLEKYCEPVCLPSLELLFGRCVMGSLFGGIKPKTDIPILAEKCMNKELELDALITHEVGLQDINRAFDLLLQGKSLRCLIWMDK, from the exons ATGGAGGACCAGAGCCCCAAGCCCATCCGCTGCAAAG CGGCGGTGTGTAGAGCCGCCGGCAAGCCGCTCACCATCGAGGAGATCGTCGTGGATCCACCCAAGGCGTACGAAATCCGCATCAAGATCACCTGCACCTCACTCTGCCACACTGACATCACCTTCTGGCGTGCCAAG ATAGCAACAGTATTTCCAAGGATCTTAGACCACGAGGCCTACGG GGTGGTAGAGAGCGTGGGGGAGCACGTGGAGGGCTTCGCCAAGGGCGACGCGGTGGTGCCGACGTTCCTGGGCCAGTGCGACCAGTGCTCGACCTGCGCGTCAGAGCAGAACAACTTGTGCACCGCCGTCCCGTTCGTCATCGGCCCCGGGATGCGGCGCGACGGCACCACCCGGTTCAGGGACGCCCAGGGCGTCCCGCTGCACGACCTCCTCGCCGTGTCCAGCTTCAGCGAGTACACCGTCGTGGACATGAACCAGGTCGTCAGGCTCGACCCCGCCGTGCCGCCCAAACTCGCCTGCCTCCTCAGCTGCGGCGCCGGCACCG GGGTAGGAGCTGCATGGAGGATGGCCAAGGTGGAACCTGGTTCGTCGGTGGCTATCTTTGGACTGGGATCGGTCGGATTGGCG GTAGCACAAGGTGCAAAAATGTGCGGAGCATCGAAGATAATTGGTGTTGACTTGAACTCTGACAAAGAGGAAGTTG GGAAATCGTTCGGTGTGACAGATTTCATCAATCCATCGCAACTGGATAAGAGTTCCGTCATCGAG GTGATCGGTGAGATGACGGGCGGCGGCGTCGACTACAGCTTCGAGTGCATCGGCGTGTCGTCGGTGATGACCGATGCATTCAGAAGCACCAAGACG GGAAATGGCAAGACGATCGTCCTGGGACTGGAGAAGTACTGCGAGCCGGTTTGCCTGCCGTCCTTGGAGCTCCTGTTCGGCAGGTGCGTCATGGGGTCGCTCTTCGGGGGGATCAAGCCCAAGACCGACATCCCAATCCTCGCCGAGAAATGCATGAACAAG GAGCTGGAGTTGGACGCGTTGATCACGCACGAAGTAGGCCTGCAGGACATAAACAGGGCATTCGACCTGCTCCTGCAGGGGAAGAGCCTGAGGTGTCTCATATGGATGGACAAGTGA
- the LOC133911783 gene encoding vegetative cell wall protein gp1-like: MVMDKSNLSPPPPPPSSTSIASSSLKSLNKASYKISKQSSSASSASASSMRAPSPPPPRPSPPPPPPPPSSVPADHPPPQPPVYNIDKSDFRDVVQKLTGSPSHLLPPQPPAAVAPPPIMAPPPPPTAIPSRLHRIRPPPLAPPRLAPILPLAPPALSPLPPLPAVCMTAESPISAYMRRLRGMPSPIHVPTSPLGFGCLPSPRTPPSPGVPMPATSPRVRDP; the protein is encoded by the coding sequence ATGGTCATGGACAAGTCCAACCTctcaccgccgccaccgcctccctcctccacctcgatCGCCTCCTCCTCACTCAAGTCCCTCAACAAGGCCTCCTACAAGATCTCCAAGCAGTCGTCTTCCGCCTCCTCAGCTTCCGCTTCCTCCATGAGAGCGCCttcaccgccgcctccccgcccttctccccctcctccgccgccaccgccttccTCCGTCCCCGCCGACCACCCGCCTCCCCAGCCCCCGGTCTACAACATCGACAAATCCGACTTCCGCGACGTCGTCCAGAAGCTCACCGGCTCCCCGTCCCACCTCCTCCCGCCCCAGCCCCCGGCTGCCGTGGCGCCACCTCCCATCATggcgcctcctccaccgccgacggCGATACCCTCCCGCCTCCACCGCatccggccgccgccgctggccccGCCGCGCCTGGCGCCCATCCTGCCTCTTGCTCCGCCGGCGCTCTCCCCGCTCCCGCCGCTACCGGCGGTCTGCATGACGGCAGAGTCGCCCATCTCCGCCTACATGCGCCGCCTCCGCGGGATGCCCTCGCCTATCCACGTGCCGACGTCGCCGCTCGGGTTCGGGTGTCTGCCCTCGCCGCggacgccgccgtcgcccgGCGTGCCGATGCCCGCCACCAGTCCCCGCGTCCGCGACCCGTGA
- the LOC133911784 gene encoding 2-carboxy-1,4-naphthoquinone phytyltransferase, chloroplastic isoform X2, whose translation MPLAGIALAPLLISPLTPPTLRSGVATAAAAGLRPCALRRVRCSATKVSGGGGEDGELSRATLLWRAAKLPIYSVALVPLTVGSASAYHHAGLFFAKRYFVLLTAAILVITWLNLSNDVYDSDTGADKNKKESVVNIIGRAVTQNAANVSLLLGFTGLFWAFAKAGDVRFIFLVICAIFCGYVYQCPPFRLSYQGLGEPLCFAAFGPLATTAFYFSNSNINNSSGTVLLPLTKTVIASSVLVGLTTTLILFCSHFHQIDGDLAVGKMSPLVRIGTKTGARIVSIGIIILYILLAAFGICKTLPSACIVLGALTLPVGKLVVEYVLKNHGDNAKIFMAKYYCVRLHALFGMALASGLVLARNGILV comes from the exons ATGCCGCTCGCCGGCATTGCCCTCGCGCCTCTCCTCATCTCCCCCCTCACGCCTCCCACTCTCCGTAGCGGCGTtgccactgccgccgccgccgggttAAGGCCATGCGCTCTACGGCGAGTTCGGTGCTCGGCTACAAAAGTATCGGGTGGAGGCGGGGAGGACGGTGAGCTCTCCCGCGCGACGCTGCTCTGGAGGGCGGCGAAGCTGCCCATCTACTCCGTGGCGCTTGTGCCACTCACC GTAGGGAGCGCTTCTGCTTATCATCATGCAGGTTTATTCTTTGCCAAACGCTATTTTGTTCTCTTGACAGCAGCAATCCTTGTGATCACTTGGCTCAATCTCAG CaatgatgtttatgattcaGATACTGGGGCTGataagaacaagaaagaatCTGTTGTTAACATCATTGGCAG AGCGGTGACACAAAATGCTGCAAACGTTTCTCTTTTGCTCGGCTTCACGGGACTATTTTGGGCCTTTGCAAAAGCTGGGGACGTCAGATTCATTTTTTTGGTGATATGTGCAATCTTCTGTGGTTATGTTTACCAG TGTCCTCCGTTCCGATTAAGTTATCAAGGACTGGGCGAGCCGTTGTGTTTTGCTGCATTTGGTCCATTGGCAACCACAGCATTCTACTTCTCGAACAGCAATATAAATAATTCAAG CGGAACGGTGCTTCTCCCTCTCACCAAAACAGTTATAGCTTCATCTGTTCTGGTTGGGTTGACAACTACTTTGATACTCTTCTGCAGCCATTTTCATCAG ATTGATGGAGATCTTGCAGTTGGAAAGATGTCTCCGCTG GTGAGAATTGGCACTAAAACAGGAGCGCGAATAGTATCGATTGGGATTATCATCCTTTACATTCTCTTGGCTGCGTTTGGCATATGCAAAACTCTTCCATCAGCTTGCATT GTCCTTGGTGCCCTTACTCTGCCGGTTGGCAAATTGGTTGTGGAGTATGTGCTGAAAAATCACGGG GACAACGCCAAGATTTTCATGGCGAAGTACTACTGCGTGCGGTTGCACGCGCTGTTTGGGATGGCACTGGCTTCCGGTTTGGTCTTGGCTCGAAACGGTATACTAGTCTGA
- the LOC133911784 gene encoding 2-carboxy-1,4-naphthoquinone phytyltransferase, chloroplastic isoform X1 — protein sequence MPLAGIALAPLLISPLTPPTLRSGVATAAAAGLRPCALRRVRCSATKVSGGGGEDGELSRATLLWRAAKLPIYSVALVPLTVGSASAYHHAGLFFAKRYFVLLTAAILVITWLNLSNDVYDSDTGADKNKKESVVNIIGSRAVTQNAANVSLLLGFTGLFWAFAKAGDVRFIFLVICAIFCGYVYQCPPFRLSYQGLGEPLCFAAFGPLATTAFYFSNSNINNSSGTVLLPLTKTVIASSVLVGLTTTLILFCSHFHQIDGDLAVGKMSPLVRIGTKTGARIVSIGIIILYILLAAFGICKTLPSACIVLGALTLPVGKLVVEYVLKNHGDNAKIFMAKYYCVRLHALFGMALASGLVLARNGILV from the exons ATGCCGCTCGCCGGCATTGCCCTCGCGCCTCTCCTCATCTCCCCCCTCACGCCTCCCACTCTCCGTAGCGGCGTtgccactgccgccgccgccgggttAAGGCCATGCGCTCTACGGCGAGTTCGGTGCTCGGCTACAAAAGTATCGGGTGGAGGCGGGGAGGACGGTGAGCTCTCCCGCGCGACGCTGCTCTGGAGGGCGGCGAAGCTGCCCATCTACTCCGTGGCGCTTGTGCCACTCACC GTAGGGAGCGCTTCTGCTTATCATCATGCAGGTTTATTCTTTGCCAAACGCTATTTTGTTCTCTTGACAGCAGCAATCCTTGTGATCACTTGGCTCAATCTCAG CaatgatgtttatgattcaGATACTGGGGCTGataagaacaagaaagaatCTGTTGTTAACATCATTGGCAG TAGAGCGGTGACACAAAATGCTGCAAACGTTTCTCTTTTGCTCGGCTTCACGGGACTATTTTGGGCCTTTGCAAAAGCTGGGGACGTCAGATTCATTTTTTTGGTGATATGTGCAATCTTCTGTGGTTATGTTTACCAG TGTCCTCCGTTCCGATTAAGTTATCAAGGACTGGGCGAGCCGTTGTGTTTTGCTGCATTTGGTCCATTGGCAACCACAGCATTCTACTTCTCGAACAGCAATATAAATAATTCAAG CGGAACGGTGCTTCTCCCTCTCACCAAAACAGTTATAGCTTCATCTGTTCTGGTTGGGTTGACAACTACTTTGATACTCTTCTGCAGCCATTTTCATCAG ATTGATGGAGATCTTGCAGTTGGAAAGATGTCTCCGCTG GTGAGAATTGGCACTAAAACAGGAGCGCGAATAGTATCGATTGGGATTATCATCCTTTACATTCTCTTGGCTGCGTTTGGCATATGCAAAACTCTTCCATCAGCTTGCATT GTCCTTGGTGCCCTTACTCTGCCGGTTGGCAAATTGGTTGTGGAGTATGTGCTGAAAAATCACGGG GACAACGCCAAGATTTTCATGGCGAAGTACTACTGCGTGCGGTTGCACGCGCTGTTTGGGATGGCACTGGCTTCCGGTTTGGTCTTGGCTCGAAACGGTATACTAGTCTGA